The Benincasa hispida cultivar B227 chromosome 11, ASM972705v1, whole genome shotgun sequence genome has a segment encoding these proteins:
- the LOC120090873 gene encoding disease resistance protein RGA2-like has protein sequence ADFICLRVLVLDRFWTNNLSISIGKLIHLRYLDISECSVNKLFQESIPLLYNLQTLKLENIKSGLSKNLRKLINLRHLEFYRIHDIQQIPSHIGKLIHLQTLSEFAVGIEKGCKIEELGPLKNLKGALNLTNLEKVQSKEEARAAKLVEKKNLHHLLFHWTFFYKEGEYDKYNKVQVLEGLQPHKNLQSLNISGFRGEVLPNSTFVENLVDIHLFNCKRCEVLPMLGQLPNLKKLEISLLDSLRSIGNEFYGIDSNQRNYFAFPQLKKFYIDGMKNLEKWDELITPNLFGSLKNFSILGCDKLTKLPGGIESCQSIEYLSIHQCPNLMLNVQNLHNLYRLDINGMKRLPEGLGGLTNLKELVISGRMQNYESSDNAATQLPQQLQHLTNLEVLMIADFDSIEALPEWLGNLTSLRTLSFLDCKNLKELPSREAMLCLTKLDDLLVFRCPKLLVGEGDQEGPKLSHLPTKCVCKM, from the coding sequence GCAGACTTTATTTGTTTGCGTGTTTTAGTCCTGGATAGGTTTTGGACTAATAACTTGTCGATTTCAATTGGCAAGTTGATACACTTGAGATATCTTGACATTTCAGAATGTTCTGTAAACAAGCTTTTTCAAGAATCTATTCCTCTACTTTATAATTTACAAACGCTGAAGCTCGAAAATATAAAAAGTGGTCTGTCgaagaatttgagaaaattgattaatttgagaCATTTAGAATTTTACAGAATTCATGATATCCAACAAATACCTTCACATATAGGCAAGTTGATTCATCTTCAAACATTATCTGAGTTTGCAGTTGGGATTGAGAAAGGTTGTAAAATAGAAGAACTTGGACCCTTGAAAAACCTCAAAGGTGCACTAAATCTTACAAATCTTGAGAAAGTGCAAAGTAAAGAGGAAGCTAGGGCTGCAAAATTGGTTGAAAAGAAGAATTTACATCATCTATTATTTCATTGGACTTTCTTTTATAAAGAAGGTGAATATGACAAATACAATAAGGTACAAGTGTTGGAAGGACTTCAACCCCACAAAAATCTTCAATCATTGAATATTAGTGGCTTTAGAGGGGAAGTTTTGCCTAATAGTACTTTTGTTGAAAATTTAGTTGacatacatttatttaattgtaaaagATGTGAAGTGCTTCCAATGCTTGGTCAATTGCCCAACTTAAAGAAACTTGAAATTTCTTTACTGGACAGTTtgagaagcatagggaatgaaTTCTATGGCATTGACTCCAACCAAAGAAATTATTTTGCTTTTCCCCAATTGAAGAAATTTTATATTGATGGGATGAAGAATCTAGAGAAATGGGATGAATTGATCACTCCAAATCTCTTTGGATCTCTTAAAAATTTTAGTATTCTTGGATGTGATAAATTGACAAAATTGCCAGGTGGGATAGAAAGTTGCCAATCCATTGAGTATTTGAGCATACATCAGTGTCCTAATTTGATGCTAAATGTACAAAATTTGCACAACTTATACCGTTTAGACATTAATGGAATGAAAAGATTGCCCGAGGGATTAGGTGGCCTCACTAACTTGAAAGAATTGGTAATAAGTGGACGCATGCAGAATTATGAGTCAAGTGATAATGCAGCAACCCAACTTCCCCAACAACTTCAGCACCTCACTAACTTGGAAGTTTTAATGATTGCAGATTTTGATAGCATTGAAGCTCTACCAGAATGGTTAGGAAACCTTACATCTTTGAGAACATTGAGTTTCCTTGATtgcaaaaatttgaaagaattaCCTTCAAGAGAGGCCATGTTATGCCTAACCAAATTAGATGACTTGTTGGTGTTTAGATGTCCAAAACTTCTAGTCGGGGAGGGCGACCAGGAAGGGCCTAAACTTTCCCATCTTCCAACAAAGTGTGTTTGTAAAATGTAG
- the LOC120090112 gene encoding putative disease resistance protein RGA3: MKNITETVYKLYCEASPLGLIGEESTTETEVALRQIRETTSNLDFEVVGREYEVSEILKLVIDSTDEHDMSVISIVGMGGLGKTTLAKMIFNHDIIKQHFDKTIWVCVSKPFIVMKILEEIFQGLMNTYSGLNSKEALLKRLREEMKGKRYFLVLDDVWDKEQGLWDDLSCCLKQIAGKSGNSIMVTTRSVEVATMVKAISIHHLKKLSDDQCWVLFKKSANANQLSMSSKVKMVKNVLVRKMGGVPLVAKVLGGAVNFEEDFGGDYENWMTKVESIARNISKEDKDFVLSILKLSVDSLPLLALKQCFTYCSNFPQDYNFQKEELIRMWIAQGFIQPQHERENLIMEDIGEEYFNYLLSRSLFQDANKNVNGRIVTFKMHDLIHDIACTFSNHQKMEPNPNNWSGKSTRNLRTLIRDDEEIHNKI, from the coding sequence ATGAAGAACATTACTGAAACAGTATACAAACTTTATTGTGAGGCAAGTCCTTTAGGATTAATTGGTGAGGAATCGACCACGGAAACAGAGGTTGCTCTTAGGCAGATTCGAGAGACAACATCAAATCTTGATTTTGAAGTTGTAGGAAGGGAATATGAAGTTTCAGAGATACTGAAATTGGTGATTGACTCTACCGATGAACATGATATGTCGGTGATATCCATAGTTGGAATGGGTGGCCTTGGGAAAACAACTTTGGCCAAGATGATCTTCAATCATGATATcataaaacaacattttgatAAAACTATATGGGTTTGTGTATCTAAACCATTTATTGTAATGAAGATTTTGGAAGAAATCTTTCAAGGCTTAATGAATACCTATAGTGGCTTGAACTCTAAGGAGGCCTTACTTAAGAGGCTACGAGAGGAGATGAAAGGTAAAAGATACTTTCTTGTGCTTGACGATGTTTGGGATAAAGAGCAAGGTTTGTGGGATGATTTGAGTTGTTGTTTGAAACAAATTGCTGGAAAATCTGGAAATAGTATTATGGTGACAACGAGGAGTGTAGAAGTGGCAACTATGGTGAAGGCTATTTCCATTCATCATCTAAAGAAATTATCAGATGATCAATGTTGGGTGTTGTTCAAAAAAAGTGCAAATGCAAATCAACTGTCAATGAGTTCAAAGGTAAAGATGGTAAAAAATGTGTTGGTTAGAAAAATGGGTGGTGTACCACTCGTTGCAAAAGTTTTAGGAGGGGcagtaaattttgaagaagatttTGGAGGAGATTATGAGAATTGGATGACAAAAGTTGAAAGCATTGCGAGAAACATTTCAAAGGAGGACAAAGATTTTGTTTTGTCCATATTAAAGTTAAGTGTGGATTCTCTACCACTCCTTGCGTTGAAGCAATGTTTTACTTACTGCTCAAATTTTCCTCAAGATTATAACTTTCAGAAAGAAGAATTAATTAGAATGTGGATAGCACAAGGATTTATTCAACCCCAACATGAAAGAGAGAACTTGATAATGGAGGATATAGGAGAAGAGTACTTCAACTATTTATTGTCTCGCTCCTTATTTCAAGATGCCAATAAGAATGTGAATGGGAGAATTGTTACCTTTAAGATGCATGATCTAATACATGATATTGCTTGTACATTTTCAAACCATCAAAAGATGGAACCAAATCCTAATAATTGGAGTGGAAAAAGTACAAGAAATTTGCGCACATTAATTCGGGATGATGAAGAGATTCATAATAAGATTTAG